Proteins encoded together in one Bradyrhizobium sp. CB82 window:
- a CDS encoding benzoate-CoA ligase family protein: MANAAKVQLPGSDDGRAGTAHADTFALQHLPPRDLWPEFIFTRPELQYPPRLNCVSYFLDRWVEEGHGDAPCAISPSVSYSYRELQQLVNRIANVLVGKLGLVTGGRVLLRSANNPMMVAIYLAVIKAGGIVVATMPLLRAKELLYPIQKAEITLALCDGKLSDEMEKAKAAAPGLKHVVYWGSGASDSLEALTADASSEFEAVDTASDDVCLIAFTSGTTGDPKGTMHFHRDMLAVCDGYARNVLRAKQDDRFIGSAPLAFTFGFGGVLFPMHIGASFVVLEKTAPDDFLAAIERYKTTVCFTAPTAYRAMLGKIAGRDISSLRKCVSAGETLPKPTFDAWLKATGIKLMDGIGSTELLHIFISATEDEIRPGATGKPVPGYEAKIVDDDGNDVPSGTMGRLAVRGPTGCRYLADERQRKYVHNGWNITGDTYVMDADGYFWYQSRSDDMIVSAGYNIAGTDVEAALMTHPAVAECGVVGAPDEARGMIVKAYVVPAPGVTAGAQLATELQEHVKREIAPYKYPRAIEFVTQLPKTETGKLKRFALRQMAQAGASSPGA, from the coding sequence ATGGCTAACGCCGCCAAAGTTCAACTTCCGGGCTCAGATGACGGCAGGGCTGGAACGGCTCACGCCGACACCTTTGCCCTGCAACATCTGCCGCCCCGCGATCTATGGCCCGAGTTCATCTTCACGCGACCCGAGCTGCAATATCCGCCGCGATTGAATTGCGTCAGTTACTTCCTTGATCGCTGGGTTGAGGAGGGGCATGGCGATGCGCCTTGCGCGATCAGTCCTTCGGTCAGCTACAGCTATCGCGAGCTGCAGCAGCTCGTGAACCGCATTGCCAATGTGCTGGTCGGCAAGCTTGGTCTCGTGACCGGGGGCCGCGTTCTTCTCCGCTCGGCGAACAATCCCATGATGGTCGCCATCTATCTTGCGGTCATCAAGGCGGGCGGCATCGTGGTTGCGACCATGCCGCTGTTGCGTGCCAAGGAGCTTCTGTATCCGATTCAGAAGGCCGAGATCACGCTGGCGCTGTGCGACGGCAAGCTATCCGACGAGATGGAGAAGGCGAAAGCGGCCGCGCCCGGGCTGAAGCACGTCGTCTATTGGGGCAGTGGTGCCTCGGACTCGCTGGAAGCGCTGACCGCAGATGCAAGCTCCGAGTTCGAGGCGGTCGACACGGCGTCCGACGATGTTTGCCTGATCGCCTTCACCTCGGGAACGACCGGCGACCCGAAGGGCACCATGCATTTCCATCGGGATATGCTGGCGGTGTGCGATGGCTATGCGCGCAATGTCCTGCGGGCGAAGCAGGACGATCGTTTCATCGGTTCGGCGCCGCTCGCCTTCACGTTCGGCTTCGGTGGCGTGTTGTTCCCGATGCATATCGGCGCGTCCTTCGTCGTCTTGGAGAAGACCGCGCCGGACGATTTTCTTGCGGCCATCGAGCGCTACAAGACCACGGTCTGCTTCACGGCGCCGACTGCGTACCGCGCGATGCTCGGCAAGATCGCAGGCCGCGATATCTCGTCCTTGCGCAAGTGCGTGTCCGCCGGCGAGACCTTGCCAAAGCCGACATTCGACGCCTGGCTCAAGGCAACAGGCATCAAGTTGATGGACGGCATCGGTTCGACCGAATTGCTGCACATCTTCATCAGCGCGACGGAAGACGAGATTCGCCCTGGCGCCACCGGCAAGCCGGTGCCGGGCTACGAGGCCAAGATCGTCGATGATGACGGCAACGACGTGCCATCAGGCACGATGGGGCGCCTGGCGGTCCGAGGACCGACAGGATGCCGGTATCTTGCCGACGAGCGGCAGCGCAAATATGTCCACAATGGCTGGAACATCACGGGTGACACCTATGTGATGGATGCCGACGGGTACTTCTGGTACCAGTCGCGCTCCGACGACATGATCGTTTCGGCCGGCTACAACATTGCAGGTACGGATGTTGAGGCTGCGCTCATGACGCATCCGGCGGTCGCCGAATGCGGCGTCGTCGGGGCGCCCGATGAGGCGCGTGGCATGATCGTGAAGGCCTACGTGGTCCCGGCGCCGGGCGTCACGGCGGGCGCACAGCTTGCGACCGAGCTGCAAGAGCACGTCAAGCGCGAGATCGCTCCCTACAAGTATCCGCGCGCGATCGAGTTCGTGACGCAGTTACCGAAGACCGAGACGGGCAAGCTGAAGCGCTTCGCCCTGCGGCAGATGGCGCAGGCGGGGGCTTCGTCGCCTGGAGCATGA
- a CDS encoding alpha/beta fold hydrolase, translating to MLARLTGGISPIALSLAFLDWSLHLVAAPQRQMEIAKDVVRDAGRLLQTAAHGPRPDQDPWSLIKPQGQDRRFAGPEWEGPPFNLLAQAFLLSEQWWHKATTGVRGVAPANEAVVEFSVRQVLDMLAPSNFVSTNPEVLQKAFRSGGQNFVRGWQNWWSDFVQMRSANKLAGDGQFAVGKTVAASAGKVVYRNELMELIQYYPITEKVRPEPVLIVPAWIMKYYILDLSPGNSLVKYLIGEGFTVFAISWRNPGAGDRDVAFDDYRRLGVRAALDAIACIQPRRKVHALGYCLGGTLLSITAAAMARDGDNRLKSITLLAAQTDFTEAGELTLFVNESQVAFLEDMMWERGYLDTTQMAGAFQLLRSNDLIWSRLSHDYLLGERAPPSDLMTWNADATRLPYRMHSEYLRQLFLDNDLAEGRYHVDGRNVALSDIHAPMFVVGTLRDHVAPWRSVYKIHYQVDADVTFLLTSGGHNAGIVAPPGEPGRSYQVMTKAADAPYVGRDEWLDLAPRVEGSWWPEWTKWLIARSGDPSQPPRMGLGNVDQLPDAPGEYVLT from the coding sequence ATGCTGGCGCGGCTGACCGGCGGCATCTCGCCCATCGCCTTGTCGCTCGCCTTTCTGGACTGGTCATTGCACCTTGTGGCCGCGCCGCAGCGACAGATGGAGATTGCCAAGGACGTTGTTCGAGATGCGGGCCGGCTGCTCCAGACCGCAGCACATGGGCCGAGACCCGATCAGGACCCGTGGTCCCTGATCAAACCGCAAGGTCAGGATCGTCGCTTCGCCGGGCCCGAATGGGAAGGTCCTCCGTTCAACCTGCTGGCTCAGGCGTTTCTGCTGAGCGAGCAGTGGTGGCACAAGGCGACGACCGGCGTCCGGGGTGTGGCACCGGCCAACGAGGCGGTCGTGGAGTTCTCCGTGCGTCAGGTCCTCGACATGCTGGCGCCGTCAAACTTCGTCTCGACCAATCCCGAAGTGCTGCAGAAGGCCTTTCGGAGCGGCGGCCAGAATTTCGTGCGCGGTTGGCAGAATTGGTGGAGCGACTTTGTGCAGATGCGTTCCGCCAACAAATTGGCCGGTGACGGCCAGTTCGCGGTCGGAAAAACGGTGGCGGCCTCCGCGGGAAAGGTAGTCTACCGCAACGAATTGATGGAGTTGATCCAGTATTACCCGATCACTGAGAAGGTCCGGCCCGAACCGGTTCTGATCGTCCCGGCCTGGATCATGAAGTATTATATCCTCGATCTGTCGCCAGGGAATTCGCTGGTGAAGTATCTCATCGGCGAGGGTTTTACTGTGTTCGCGATCTCGTGGCGCAATCCGGGCGCCGGTGACCGCGACGTCGCCTTCGACGATTACCGCCGGCTGGGCGTGAGGGCCGCGCTTGATGCGATCGCCTGCATCCAGCCGCGCCGGAAGGTCCATGCCCTCGGTTACTGCTTAGGGGGAACCTTACTATCGATCACCGCCGCCGCGATGGCACGCGACGGCGACAACCGCTTGAAGTCCATCACGCTTTTGGCCGCGCAGACGGACTTTACCGAAGCGGGCGAGCTGACGCTGTTCGTCAACGAGAGTCAGGTCGCGTTCCTCGAGGACATGATGTGGGAGCGAGGCTATCTCGACACCACGCAGATGGCTGGAGCCTTTCAGCTCCTGCGCTCGAACGATCTGATCTGGTCGAGGCTGTCCCACGACTATCTCCTGGGTGAGCGCGCGCCGCCGAGCGATCTGATGACCTGGAATGCGGATGCCACGCGTCTGCCGTATCGGATGCATTCGGAATATCTTCGCCAGCTGTTCCTCGACAATGATCTGGCGGAAGGACGCTATCACGTCGATGGACGCAATGTCGCATTGTCAGACATTCACGCGCCGATGTTCGTGGTCGGCACGCTGAGGGATCACGTGGCGCCATGGCGATCGGTCTACAAGATCCACTATCAGGTCGATGCCGACGTGACCTTCCTGTTGACCAGCGGTGGGCACAACGCGGGCATCGTGGCGCCGCCGGGTGAGCCAGGGCGCAGCTATCAGGTGATGACCAAGGCGGCAGACGCGCCCTATGTAGGCCGTGATGAATGGCTCGATCTCGCGCCGCGTGTCGAGGGGTCGTGGTGGCCGGAATGGACCAAATGGCTCATAGCGCGGTCCGGCGATCCCAGCCAACCGCCTCGCATGGGGCTCGGCAATGTCGATCAGCTGCCGGATGCGCCCGGCGAATACGTCCTGACCTAG
- a CDS encoding CHAD domain-containing protein, whose amino-acid sequence MARPTTTPEAPARVEPASRRSASPARLSPGMACDTAFRIVARRHLNAVMVQHEGTCSGDPDALHQIRIALTHLRTAIRFFSPMVDDTVRPVVWTELKWLHRQLGMVRDLDVAIERLVAASGEELALIAQLESWQEKRAESHRLLARALRSARYRRLIEQTSGWIESGPWSTRRAKEAIRLRRAPLAEHAAQQLAEWERILLKKSRKLDELGVTKRHRLRLRNKRLTYAIESLEDLFVDESLEKQKAVLKQLRRAQRSLGQLNDDARGRALANALNGEGSALSLHFLGRKREKKLLQTAATAYRKLDKARPFGASGLTLGAEPAD is encoded by the coding sequence ATGGCGCGACCCACCACGACACCGGAGGCCCCCGCCCGCGTCGAACCGGCGTCCCGACGGAGCGCCTCTCCGGCCCGCCTGAGCCCCGGAATGGCCTGCGATACCGCATTTCGAATCGTCGCCCGCCGCCACCTCAACGCGGTCATGGTTCAGCACGAGGGGACGTGCAGCGGCGATCCCGACGCCCTGCACCAGATTCGCATAGCGCTCACGCATCTTCGCACCGCCATCCGGTTCTTTTCTCCGATGGTCGACGACACCGTGCGGCCAGTCGTCTGGACCGAGCTGAAATGGCTGCACAGACAACTCGGCATGGTGCGCGATCTCGATGTCGCGATCGAACGATTGGTCGCCGCCAGCGGTGAGGAACTCGCCCTGATTGCGCAGCTCGAGTCATGGCAAGAAAAGCGGGCCGAAAGCCATCGTCTCTTGGCGCGGGCGCTGCGATCGGCCCGCTATCGCCGCCTGATCGAGCAGACATCCGGCTGGATCGAGAGCGGGCCCTGGTCAACCAGACGAGCGAAGGAGGCCATCAGACTGCGCCGCGCTCCACTCGCCGAACATGCCGCGCAGCAGCTGGCAGAGTGGGAAAGGATCCTTCTGAAGAAGTCGCGCAAGCTCGACGAGCTCGGTGTAACGAAGCGGCATCGCTTGCGGCTTCGTAACAAGCGGCTGACCTATGCGATCGAATCCCTGGAGGACCTGTTCGTCGACGAGTCGCTTGAGAAGCAGAAGGCCGTCCTCAAACAGTTGCGACGGGCACAACGCAGCCTGGGGCAGCTCAATGACGATGCAAGGGGCCGTGCGCTTGCCAACGCGCTTAATGGTGAGGGGTCGGCCCTCAGCCTGCACTTCCTCGGTCGCAAGCGCGAGAAGAAACTGCTGCAGACGGCGGCGACCGCCTACAGGAAGCTCGACAAGGCGAGGCCTTTTGGAGCCTCAGGGTTGACTCTCGGCGCGGAGCCTGCCGACTAG
- a CDS encoding universal stress protein, with product MPIKDVFLPLVGEPSEPALAAIETCVAAAADLGAKITAFAVEEDILVRPKVVISSDLDNAAEAHAVRSVTGVQDLLNAFRTAASRLNARADSQLHKLKAEAIASAMAERARYSDLTLVPVKANDSRAEHLIEQLIFESGRPLLLCPEAHADKLPVEFENVMIAWDRSARAARAVGDALPILQAAASVRIVTVADEKTDDVMTSGTGLVDHLREHGVPASFEVVRIDGSSIGKVLGSFARAHAIDAIVMGAYQHSRLNEIVWGGVTKTVIGDPPCWVIMSH from the coding sequence ATGCCCATCAAGGACGTCTTTCTGCCGCTTGTTGGCGAGCCGAGTGAGCCGGCACTGGCCGCGATCGAGACATGCGTGGCGGCTGCCGCCGATCTCGGTGCGAAGATCACCGCGTTTGCCGTTGAGGAGGATATTCTCGTCCGACCCAAAGTGGTGATCTCGTCGGACCTGGACAACGCGGCGGAGGCTCATGCCGTACGCAGTGTGACGGGGGTACAGGACCTGTTGAATGCATTCAGGACGGCGGCATCCCGCTTGAACGCTCGGGCTGACAGCCAGTTGCACAAATTGAAGGCAGAGGCGATTGCGTCGGCGATGGCGGAGCGAGCGCGTTACAGCGATCTCACGCTGGTCCCGGTCAAGGCCAACGATAGCCGTGCGGAACACCTGATCGAGCAGTTGATTTTCGAATCCGGCCGGCCTCTTTTGCTCTGTCCCGAAGCACACGCCGACAAGCTGCCGGTTGAATTCGAGAACGTCATGATCGCATGGGACCGTTCTGCGCGCGCGGCGCGGGCAGTGGGCGATGCATTGCCGATCCTCCAGGCGGCGGCTTCGGTTCGGATCGTCACCGTAGCGGACGAAAAGACCGATGACGTCATGACGTCCGGGACCGGCCTCGTCGACCATCTCAGGGAGCACGGGGTTCCTGCATCCTTTGAAGTCGTCCGGATCGACGGCAGCTCGATCGGCAAGGTGCTCGGGAGCTTTGCACGTGCGCACGCCATCGATGCGATCGTCATGGGGGCCTACCAGCATTCCCGCCTGAACGAGATCGTCTGGGGCGGCGTGACCAAGACCGTCATCGGCGATCCACCCTGTTGGGTTATCATGTCGCACTAA
- a CDS encoding bifunctional aminoglycoside phosphotransferase/ATP-binding protein produces MTSSQPDTSTQERIFAFLTDPTTHPGVTRIDTHAASVFLDGNRALKIKRAVRFPFLDYSTLEKRKAACEEEMRINQPLAPQIYRRVVAITEHRDGSLMIGGDGQAIEFAVEMTRFDENRTLDHLAKAGPFDADLATGIADAISASHAIAERVEAPRWIGTIPVLIDGNSEGLRRGGHVSTAEIDELARASHDAFLRVRRLLRDRGGRGFVRRCHGDLHLGNIVLIDNQPTLFDAIEFDPEMASIDVLYDLGFTLMDLLHYEQQSAANVVLNRYLAATETENDDALGALPLFMSIRAAIRAQVLLAKLARPHADATGIIDDARRYFRLAQALINPPAPRLITVGGLSGTGKSLLARMLAPRVPPQPGAVVLRSDVVRKQLCRVRDTDRLPQSAYQPDVTARVYDALAERARRVLAQGHSVIVDAVFAQQSERNEVAALARACDVPLNGFFLVADLATRQARIGSRRDDASDATREVAELQERYNIGDLDWTVVDASGTPGETLERCLAGIAGDR; encoded by the coding sequence ATGACGTCCTCTCAGCCAGACACTTCGACCCAGGAGCGGATTTTCGCATTCCTGACCGATCCGACGACGCATCCCGGCGTCACGCGGATCGATACGCATGCGGCCTCGGTTTTTCTCGACGGCAATCGCGCGTTGAAGATCAAGCGGGCCGTGCGCTTTCCCTTCCTCGACTATTCGACGCTGGAGAAGAGAAAGGCGGCCTGCGAAGAGGAGATGCGGATCAACCAGCCCTTAGCGCCGCAAATCTACCGGCGCGTGGTGGCGATCACCGAGCATCGCGATGGCTCGCTGATGATTGGAGGAGACGGTCAGGCGATCGAATTCGCCGTGGAAATGACCCGCTTCGACGAAAACCGGACGCTGGACCACTTGGCAAAAGCGGGCCCATTCGACGCCGATCTCGCCACAGGTATCGCCGACGCGATCTCGGCCTCGCACGCGATCGCAGAGCGCGTCGAGGCACCTCGCTGGATTGGCACGATTCCTGTGCTGATCGACGGAAATAGCGAGGGTCTGCGGCGCGGCGGCCATGTCTCGACGGCCGAGATCGACGAGTTGGCGCGGGCTTCGCACGACGCATTCCTGCGCGTCCGGCGGTTGCTAAGGGATCGCGGAGGCCGCGGTTTTGTGCGGCGTTGCCACGGCGATCTGCATCTGGGAAACATTGTGCTGATCGACAACCAGCCAACTCTGTTCGACGCCATCGAGTTCGATCCGGAGATGGCTTCGATCGACGTTCTCTATGACCTTGGTTTCACGCTGATGGACCTGCTGCATTACGAGCAGCAATCCGCAGCAAATGTTGTACTCAATCGCTACCTCGCCGCGACTGAGACCGAAAACGACGACGCGCTTGGCGCGCTTCCTCTGTTCATGTCCATCCGCGCAGCGATCCGCGCCCAGGTATTGCTCGCAAAGCTGGCGCGGCCTCACGCCGATGCGACCGGGATCATCGATGATGCGCGCCGCTATTTTCGGCTGGCACAGGCGCTGATCAATCCTCCGGCTCCCCGCTTGATTACGGTCGGCGGCCTTTCGGGGACCGGAAAGTCGTTGCTCGCGCGCATGCTCGCGCCGCGCGTTCCGCCACAGCCGGGAGCCGTTGTGCTGCGCAGCGACGTCGTCCGAAAACAGCTTTGTCGGGTCCGGGATACAGACCGGTTGCCGCAATCCGCCTATCAGCCCGACGTTACCGCGCGGGTCTATGATGCGCTGGCCGAGCGTGCGCGGCGCGTTCTGGCGCAGGGACATTCGGTCATCGTCGATGCGGTCTTTGCGCAGCAGTCCGAGCGGAACGAGGTGGCCGCATTGGCGCGGGCTTGCGACGTCCCTCTGAACGGGTTCTTCCTGGTTGCGGACCTGGCGACGCGCCAGGCACGCATCGGCAGCCGGCGGGACGACGCGTCGGATGCAACGCGAGAGGTTGCCGAGCTTCAGGAGCGCTATAATATCGGAGATCTGGACTGGACGGTCGTCGACGCGTCGGGAACGCCCGGGGAGACGCTGGAACGGTGCCTAGCGGGAATCGCGGGAGACAGGTAG
- a CDS encoding RidA family protein, whose translation MSATTPKSPQLATLPTRDGASSRILQPSGWPMPKGYANGVAAEGRIVVTGGVIGWDAEERLADGFVAQVRQTLSNIAAILAEGGARPEHLVRLTWYVVDMDEYLANLKALGQIYREIFGAHYPAMALVQVVRLVEKAARVEIEATAVIPR comes from the coding sequence TTGTCTGCAACGACGCCGAAAAGCCCGCAGCTCGCAACGCTGCCGACCAGGGATGGTGCATCTTCTCGGATCCTGCAGCCATCCGGCTGGCCGATGCCGAAGGGCTACGCCAACGGTGTGGCCGCGGAAGGACGCATCGTCGTCACCGGCGGCGTCATCGGCTGGGACGCAGAAGAGCGTCTCGCGGATGGCTTTGTCGCGCAAGTCCGTCAGACGCTGAGCAACATCGCGGCGATCCTCGCGGAAGGCGGCGCGCGGCCGGAGCACCTCGTGCGTCTCACATGGTATGTTGTGGACATGGACGAGTATCTGGCCAACCTGAAGGCGCTTGGCCAGATTTACCGCGAAATTTTCGGTGCGCATTACCCGGCGATGGCGCTGGTGCAGGTCGTCAGGCTGGTAGAGAAAGCGGCGCGCGTCGAAATCGAAGCCACCGCCGTGATCCCGCGCTGA
- a CDS encoding CBS domain-containing protein, which yields MRAHQIMTRSVISVTPDTTIVEAANIMLKRHVSGLPVVDETGKLVGVVSEGDFIRRSEIGTQRKRGRWLKFILGPGKSASDFVQEHGRKVSEVMTTSPVTITEDTALVEIVDIMEQNNIKRLPVVRGDKVVGLVSRANLLQAVASLARQVPDPTADDDHIRSRIIDAMEKNDWCPFGLNVIVRDGIVHLSGVITDESARRAAIVLTENIDGVKKVHDHLCWVDTVSGVYLNSPEDDDLAKAS from the coding sequence ATGCGCGCCCACCAGATCATGACCCGGTCGGTCATCTCGGTCACCCCGGACACAACCATCGTCGAAGCCGCAAACATCATGCTGAAACGCCATGTCAGCGGTCTTCCCGTGGTCGACGAGACCGGCAAGCTGGTCGGAGTCGTGTCGGAGGGCGACTTCATCCGGCGCAGCGAGATCGGAACCCAGCGCAAGCGTGGCCGTTGGCTGAAATTCATCCTCGGCCCCGGCAAATCGGCCAGCGATTTCGTTCAGGAACACGGCCGCAAGGTTTCGGAAGTGATGACGACGTCACCGGTGACCATCACCGAGGATACGGCGCTAGTCGAGATCGTCGACATCATGGAACAGAACAACATCAAGCGCCTGCCCGTGGTGCGCGGCGACAAGGTCGTAGGTCTCGTCTCTCGCGCCAACCTGCTCCAGGCTGTCGCGAGCCTCGCTCGCCAGGTGCCCGATCCCACGGCGGACGACGATCACATTCGCAGCCGCATCATTGACGCGATGGAAAAGAACGACTGGTGCCCGTTCGGACTGAACGTCATCGTTCGCGACGGCATCGTCCACCTGAGCGGCGTCATCACGGACGAGAGTGCGCGCCGGGCGGCGATCGTCTTGACCGAGAACATCGACGGCGTGAAGAAAGTGCACGACCATCTTTGCTGGGTCGACACCGTCTCCGGCGTCTACCTGAATTCCCCGGAGGACGACGATCTCGCCAAGGCGAGCTGA
- a CDS encoding zinc-dependent alcohol dehydrogenase family protein, which produces MRAMVLPGPRARLRMDERFDPIPGDGQIRVKVSACGVCRTDLHVVDGELPDIRYPIVPGHEIVGRVDLVGPDVTTHRPGDRVGIPWLGYTCGTCRFCREGMENLCDHPLFTGCTRDGGYATHAIADARYAFPLGEDGDDVAIAPLLCAGLIGWRSLVMAGLAERLGIYGFGAAGHIVAQVAAWQGRSVYAFTRRGDIAAQDFARDLGAVWAGASDELPDAPLDAAIIYAPAGELVPAALRAVRKGGRVVCAGIHMSDIPSFPYNLLWEERQLLSVANLTRQDGLDFLKIAPQAGVRTETTVFALNEANEVLDRLRSGQIIGAAVLRP; this is translated from the coding sequence ATGCGCGCGATGGTGCTGCCCGGCCCGCGAGCGCGGCTGCGAATGGATGAGCGGTTCGACCCGATCCCCGGCGACGGCCAGATCCGGGTGAAGGTCAGCGCCTGCGGCGTCTGCCGTACCGACCTTCATGTGGTTGACGGCGAGTTGCCCGACATCCGCTATCCGATCGTCCCCGGCCATGAGATCGTGGGCCGCGTCGACCTCGTTGGGCCCGACGTGACGACCCATCGGCCAGGTGATCGCGTCGGCATCCCCTGGCTCGGCTATACCTGCGGGACCTGCCGGTTCTGTCGCGAGGGCATGGAAAATCTCTGCGATCATCCATTGTTCACGGGCTGCACCCGCGATGGCGGCTATGCGACGCATGCCATTGCCGATGCACGCTACGCATTTCCGCTTGGCGAGGACGGCGACGACGTCGCGATCGCGCCGCTGCTATGCGCCGGCCTGATCGGCTGGCGTTCGCTGGTGATGGCGGGCCTCGCGGAGCGGCTCGGGATCTATGGCTTTGGAGCTGCCGGCCACATCGTCGCCCAGGTCGCGGCTTGGCAGGGCCGATCGGTCTACGCCTTTACCCGTCGCGGCGACATCGCGGCACAGGATTTTGCACGCGATCTCGGCGCCGTCTGGGCTGGGGCTTCGGACGAGCTGCCCGATGCGCCGCTCGATGCCGCGATCATCTACGCACCTGCCGGCGAGCTCGTTCCGGCGGCCTTGCGCGCGGTCCGCAAAGGTGGTCGCGTGGTTTGCGCCGGCATTCACATGAGCGACATTCCGAGCTTTCCGTACAATTTGCTCTGGGAAGAACGGCAGCTGCTCTCCGTTGCCAACCTCACCCGCCAGGATGGATTGGATTTTCTGAAAATTGCGCCTCAGGCGGGCGTCCGGACCGAGACGACCGTGTTTGCGCTGAACGAGGCCAACGAGGTTCTGGACAGGCTACGGAGTGGACAGATTATTGGAGCGGCCGTGCTGCGGCCTTGA
- a CDS encoding MarR family transcriptional regulator has product MLDSETKAVELPEDHAEELRLWLRLLTCTTLIEGEVRSRLRERFDVTLPRFDLMAQLDKAPDGMTLSDVSKRMMVSNGNVTGLVERLVESGHLDRRTSDTDRRVQVIRLTKLGRAEFRKMAAEHETWIADVFAELTPKDVRELMRLLAKTKASAQRSASRRRA; this is encoded by the coding sequence AAGGCCGTCGAACTTCCGGAAGACCACGCCGAAGAGCTTCGGCTGTGGCTGCGTCTGTTGACCTGTACGACCCTGATCGAGGGTGAGGTGCGCAGCCGCCTGCGGGAGCGGTTCGACGTCACGTTGCCCCGCTTCGATCTGATGGCGCAACTCGACAAGGCGCCGGACGGCATGACCCTGTCCGACGTCTCCAAGCGCATGATGGTCTCCAATGGCAACGTCACCGGGCTCGTCGAGCGTCTCGTGGAATCCGGGCACCTCGACCGCCGCACGTCCGATACCGATCGCCGCGTCCAGGTCATCCGGTTGACCAAGCTCGGCCGCGCCGAGTTTCGCAAGATGGCGGCGGAACACGAGACCTGGATTGCCGACGTCTTTGCCGAGCTCACGCCAAAGGACGTGCGTGAATTGATGCGCCTCTTGGCCAAGACCAAGGCCTCGGCCCAAAGATCCGCCTCGCGCCGCAGAGCTTAA